The proteins below are encoded in one region of Lactuca sativa cultivar Salinas chromosome 3, Lsat_Salinas_v11, whole genome shotgun sequence:
- the LOC111883228 gene encoding dihydropyrimidinase, with product MAHLRSLILLLSISLWSLPALSQFCESVNGYCDSENMLASSKILIKGGTVVNADHQEVADVYVEDGIIVAVRPNIKVPDGVRVLDATGRLVMPGGIDPHTHLAMEFMGTETIDNFFSGQAAALAGGTTMHIDFVIPVNGSLSKGYEAYVEKAKLSCMDYGFHMAITKWDDIVPKEMETMVEKGINSFKFFMAYKGSLMISDELLLEGLKKCKSLGALAMVHAENGDAVFEGQKRMIQLGITGPEGHALSRPPVLEAEATARAIRLAAFVNAPLYVVHVMSSDAMEEIARAQKSGQNVIGEPVVSGLVLDDSVLWNPDFITAAKFVMSPPIRAAGHGKALQAALSTGILKLVGTDHCTFNSKQKSLGIDDFRKIPNGVNGIEERMHLVWDTMVESGQISATDYVRVTSTECAKLFNIYPRKGAIRVGSDADIIIFNPNSTFHISAHSHHSRSDTNVYEGRSGKGKVEVTISGGRIVWENEELNVVPGSGNYVSMPPFNYLYHGIDKADQNYLASLKAPVNRIKQSL from the exons ATGGCGCATTTGCGATCGCTGATCCTTCTCCTTTCAATTTCACTCTGGTCTTTGCCTGCACTGAGCCAG TTTTGTGAGTCTGTAAATGGATATTGCGATTCAGAGAACATGTTAGCATCATCAAAGATACTGATAAAGGGTGGCACAGTTGTAAATGCTGATCATCAGGAGGTTGCTGATGTTTATGTGGAGGATGGAATTATTGTTGCTGTTAGACCTAATATTAAG GTTCCTGATGGTGTCAGAGTTCTTGATGCTACAGGAAGGCTTGTTATGCCAG GAGGAATTGATCCTCACACACACTTGGCCATGGAGTTCATGGGCACAGAGACAATTGACAATTTTTTCAGTGGTCAAGCAGCTGCTTTAGCTGGTGGGACCACAATGCATATTGACTTTGTTATCCCTGTTAATGGAAGCTTATCCAAAGGCTATGAAGCCTATGTTGAAAAAGCAAAGTTATCttgcatggattatggttttCACATGGCCATAACAAAATGGGATGATATTGTTCCTAAAGAAATGGAAACTATGGTTGAGAAAG GTATAAACTCTTTTAAGTTTTTCATGGCTTATAAGGGTTCCCTTATGATCAGTGATGAGCTTTTGTTAGAGGGTCTTAAAAAGTGTAAGTCTCTTGGAGCATTAGCTATGGTTCATGCTGAAAATGGAGATGCTGTTTTTGAAGGACAAAAAAGAATGATTCAACTCGGTATAACTGGTCCTGAAGGGCATGCTTTATCAAGGCCTCCAGTG CTTGAAGCAGAAGCTACAGCTCGAGCAATTCGATTGGCTGCTTTTGTGAATGCACCATTGTATGTTGTTCATGTTATGAGCTCTGATGCCATGGAAGAAATAGCAAGAGCTCAAAAATCAG GGCAAAATGTTATTGGAGAGCCTGTGGTTTCTGGGCTAGTGCTTGATGATTCTGTTCTATGGAATCCTGATTTTATAACAGCAGCAAA gtttGTCATGAGTCCTCCAATAAGAGCAGCAGGACATGGGAAAGCACTTCAAGCAGCATTATCAactggaattctaaag CTTGTAGGAACAGATCACTGCACTTTCAATTCCAAACAAAAGTCTCTTGGGATTGACGATTTCCGCAAAATACCAAATGGTGTCAATG GTATTGAGGAAAGGATGCATCTTGTTTGGGACACAATGGTG GAATCTGGCCAAATATCTGCAACTGATTATGTCCGTGTAACAAGTACagaatg tgcgaaattatttaatatttatccTAGAAAAGGGGCTATTCGTGTTGGATCAGATGCAGATATAATCATTTTCAATCCAAATTCAACCTTTCACATCAGCGCCCATTCTCATCATTCTAGATCTGACACAAATGTCTATGAAGGAAGATCCGGAAAG GGGAAGGTGGAGGTAACAATTTCTGGAGGAAGAATTGTGTGGGAAAATGAAGAACTGAATGTTGTTCCTGGATCTGGCAACTATGTATCAATGCCTCCTTTCAATTATCTTTATCATGGCATCGATAAAGCAGATCAAAATTACTTGGCTTCACTTAAAGCTCCAGTAAATCGCATCAAACAATCTTTATAA
- the LOC111883236 gene encoding uncharacterized protein LOC111883236, with protein sequence MDKRKMMKRENKEVATSTTFMDMKSQRMELNSILKDIQYMGPSHMTWKEKKALENKKVVSLGGKPPKKQRLPLSVARVQMKKQKERDQKMLQENMILGQVGGKRGNRSKRESESRKPEDRVLMSTAGRFRNGILDVKDLLKTGAPSRDRGFSGSRGSGGLGLGDGGKKKHGKKGGRRKGHH encoded by the exons ATGGATAAGAGGAAGATGATGAAACGAGAAAACAAAGAGGTAGCAACTTCTACTACATTCATGGATATGAAGTCCCAGAGGATGGAACTAAATTCAATATTGAAAGATATTCAGTATATGG GACCCTCCCATATGACATGGAAAGAAAAGAAGGCTTTAGAAAACAAGAAAGTAGTTTCTCTTGGTGGAAAG CCTCCCAAGAAGCAGAGATTGCCTCTAAGTGTAGCTCGTGTacaaatgaaaaaacaaaaagaaagggATCAAAAGATGTTACAAGAG aATATGATACTTGGACAAGTTGGAGGGAAACGCGGAAATCGAAGCAAACGGGAATCGGAATCACGTAAGCCGGAGGATAGGGTATTGATGTCAACTGCTGGCCGATTCAGGAATGGAATCCTTGATGTTAAAGATTTGTTGAAAACCGGTGCACCGTCTAGGGACCGTGGTTTTTCCGGCAGCCGTGGGTCTGGCGGTCTTGGGTTGGGTGATGGTGGGAAAAAGAAGCATGGAAAGAAAGGTGGTCGCCGGAAAGGCCATCATTAA